The Sphaerospermopsis torques-reginae ITEP-024 genome has a window encoding:
- a CDS encoding TRAP transporter substrate-binding protein, with product MKRRAIVNRLSQSAIAATGVAIVGGCQKATNSTTTAKVDTSNLPTITWQMATSWPTSLETIFGGAQVLAERVKVLTNGKFIIEPRAAGEIAPGLEVLNVVSQGAVQAGHTAAYYYIGKSLALAFGTSVPFGLNAQQQNAWLYEGGGLAKLQEIYARKFNVIQFPAGNTGTQMGGWFRKEVKTLNDLKGLKMRIPGLGGQVMSKLGVTVQTLPGGEIFQALQTGAIDAAEWVGPYDDEKLGLNKVAKYYYYPGWWEPGPTLEVQVNLDEWKKLPPQYQAALETAAYQSNTTMLTRYDARNNEALERLLKTGTQVRAYSEEILAAAEKESFALYDEFAAKDADFKAVYEQWKAFRDRIYAWNNLNEGSFSRYAYGKLKA from the coding sequence ATGAAACGTCGAGCTATTGTTAACAGATTATCTCAAAGTGCGATCGCTGCTACAGGAGTGGCAATAGTTGGTGGTTGTCAAAAAGCCACAAACTCAACTACAACAGCAAAAGTAGACACAAGCAACCTACCTACTATTACATGGCAAATGGCTACAAGTTGGCCAACATCCTTAGAAACCATTTTTGGTGGAGCGCAGGTTTTAGCAGAGCGTGTCAAAGTCTTAACCAACGGTAAATTTATCATCGAACCCCGTGCAGCGGGAGAAATAGCCCCTGGTTTAGAAGTTCTGAATGTAGTTTCTCAAGGTGCAGTACAAGCAGGACACACAGCAGCTTATTACTACATTGGGAAAAGTCTGGCTTTAGCTTTTGGAACATCCGTACCATTTGGATTGAATGCCCAACAGCAAAACGCTTGGTTATATGAAGGAGGCGGTTTAGCCAAACTTCAGGAAATTTACGCCCGTAAATTTAATGTGATTCAATTTCCTGCGGGAAATACGGGTACACAGATGGGGGGATGGTTTCGCAAGGAAGTGAAAACACTGAATGACCTCAAAGGCTTAAAAATGCGTATTCCCGGTTTAGGCGGACAAGTCATGTCCAAACTAGGGGTAACAGTACAGACACTTCCAGGGGGAGAGATATTCCAAGCCTTACAAACCGGCGCTATTGATGCTGCTGAGTGGGTAGGCCCCTACGATGATGAAAAATTAGGCTTAAATAAAGTTGCTAAATATTACTATTATCCTGGTTGGTGGGAACCAGGCCCAACCTTAGAAGTACAAGTTAATTTAGACGAATGGAAAAAGCTGCCACCTCAATATCAAGCAGCTTTAGAAACAGCCGCATATCAGTCAAATACAACAATGTTAACTCGTTATGATGCTCGGAATAACGAAGCATTAGAAAGACTGTTAAAAACCGGAACTCAAGTTCGTGCCTATAGTGAAGAAATTTTAGCAGCAGCGGAAAAAGAGTCCTTTGCTTTGTATGATGAATTTGCAGCGAAAGACGCAGATTTTAAAGCCGTGTATGAACAGTGGAAAGCCTTTAGAGATCGAATCTATGCTTGGAATAATCTTAATGAGGGCAGTTTTAGCCGTTATGCTTATGGGAAATTGAAAGCTTAG
- a CDS encoding Uma2 family endonuclease, whose translation MLETVLAKPSVKLPPTQAELPCDDGIPMETQRHKLQMDILIDTIQPWLDQRADGYVGGNMFVYYSLAQLKNQDFRGPDFFAVLGVPKTERLSWVVWEEGKPPDVVIELLSESTANNDKNAKKLIYQNQMRVSEYFWYDPFNPDDFAGFDLNSGVYQQIPLNDQKQLVSKVLNLALVRWQGKYRGVETTWLRWATLDGELFPTSQEIAEIAKQKADEVEQIAEQEKQRAEQEKQRAEQAELQLRQVAMNLLQNGMSVEQVAQLTNLDIFDVERLIN comes from the coding sequence ATGTTAGAAACTGTTTTGGCCAAACCTAGCGTTAAACTGCCACCCACCCAGGCAGAACTTCCTTGTGATGATGGTATCCCGATGGAGACACAAAGACATAAATTACAAATGGATATTTTAATTGATACGATTCAGCCTTGGTTAGATCAAAGGGCTGATGGATATGTAGGAGGCAATATGTTTGTCTACTACAGTTTAGCACAATTAAAAAATCAAGATTTTCGCGGTCCAGATTTCTTTGCTGTTTTAGGTGTGCCGAAAACAGAAAGATTATCTTGGGTGGTTTGGGAAGAGGGAAAACCGCCAGATGTTGTAATTGAATTACTTTCAGAAAGTACAGCTAATAATGATAAAAATGCGAAAAAATTGATTTATCAAAATCAAATGCGGGTATCTGAATATTTTTGGTATGACCCTTTTAACCCAGATGATTTTGCAGGTTTTGATCTAAATAGTGGTGTATATCAACAAATACCATTAAATGATCAAAAGCAACTGGTAAGTAAAGTCTTAAATTTGGCTTTAGTGCGTTGGCAAGGTAAGTATAGAGGTGTGGAAACAACATGGTTACGCTGGGCAACTTTGGATGGTGAGTTATTTCCTACTTCTCAGGAAATCGCAGAAATTGCAAAACAAAAAGCAGATGAAGTAGAACAAATTGCAGAACAAGAAAAACAACGTGCAGAACAAGAAAAACAACGTGCAGAACAAGCTGAACTGCAATTAAGACAAGTTGCGATGAATTTATTACAGAATGGAATGTCTGTAGAACAAGTAGCACAGTTAACAAATTTGGATATTTTCGATGTGGAAAGATTAATTAATTAA
- a CDS encoding TRAP transporter small permease subunit, whose protein sequence is MRNSRRLTLISKLLKFSQFIDNCADKLGWLSNWLVLLTIGVGFFNVVARYLGRFIGVQLSSNALLELQWYLFSLTFLLGFAYILRHGENVRVDFLYTNMSEKRRALVDFLGTLLFLIPFCLIGIWVTFNPVLQSWGRLSDGSWGNWEVSSDANGLPRAPIKTMLPIGLLFLLLQGISQAIKYLAVLLGYQQVAEQIRLETSENINIE, encoded by the coding sequence ATGCGTAACTCAAGAAGATTAACTCTCATCAGCAAGCTGTTAAAATTTTCGCAGTTTATTGACAATTGTGCTGATAAATTGGGATGGTTATCCAATTGGCTAGTTTTACTCACCATTGGCGTTGGTTTCTTTAATGTTGTCGCCCGTTATCTAGGGCGCTTCATCGGAGTGCAATTATCTTCTAATGCCTTATTAGAACTACAATGGTATCTATTTTCTCTCACTTTCTTACTAGGATTTGCGTACATTTTACGTCATGGCGAAAATGTGCGGGTTGATTTTCTCTATACTAATATGAGTGAAAAAAGACGCGCCTTAGTTGATTTTTTGGGAACACTATTATTTTTAATTCCCTTTTGTCTAATTGGTATTTGGGTGACATTTAACCCAGTTTTACAGTCTTGGGGAAGATTAAGTGATGGTAGTTGGGGAAATTGGGAAGTATCTTCTGATGCTAATGGTTTACCCCGCGCTCCCATTAAAACTATGCTTCCTATAGGTTTATTATTTCTGCTTTTACAAGGTATTTCTCAAGCAATTAAATATTTAGCTGTATTATTAGGCTATCAGCAAGTAGCAGAACAAATTCGTTTAGAAACTTCAGAAAATATCAATATTGAGTAG
- a CDS encoding TRAP transporter large permease has product MGFEWLSILMFVGFFFILMSGYPVAFSFAGTAIVFGIIGTVVGAFNPARLLLLPNSWFGTMSNFTLLAIPFFVFLGAVLEKSGLAEDLLETIGILFSRVRGGLALAVVLVGTVLAATTGVVAATVIVMGMLSLPVMIRYGYDKKLAAGVIVASGTLAQLIPPSLVLVILSDQIGVSVGDLFLGALIPGLMLSGSYILYILGLAFFNPEKVPPIPADVEIPQGSQLIKKVFKAVVPPILLIFAVLGSIFFGVATPTEAGAVGAVGAAILAAFNQRLTPQLIRDAAHSTAVITALVVMILFCSSMFSLVFDALGGKTLITELLTGLPGGYWGFIIVSNLAIFALGVFLEFMEICFIAMPLFVPAAQALDIDMVWFGVVMAINLQTAFISPPVGFSLFYLQSVAPKEVSTFDIHKSAIPFMVLQFIVLLIVINFPQTVRWLIDISAT; this is encoded by the coding sequence ATGGGGTTTGAATGGTTATCTATTTTAATGTTTGTCGGCTTTTTCTTTATTTTAATGAGTGGCTATCCTGTAGCATTTTCCTTTGCAGGTACAGCCATTGTTTTTGGAATAATTGGTACAGTAGTAGGGGCTTTTAATCCTGCTCGTCTCCTCCTATTACCCAATAGTTGGTTCGGCACAATGTCGAATTTTACTTTGTTAGCTATTCCGTTTTTTGTCTTTCTGGGTGCAGTATTAGAAAAATCAGGATTAGCTGAAGATTTATTAGAAACTATTGGCATTCTTTTTAGTCGCGTGAGAGGTGGTTTAGCTTTAGCAGTTGTTTTAGTGGGAACTGTTTTAGCCGCCACAACTGGAGTGGTAGCAGCCACAGTAATTGTTATGGGGATGTTATCTTTACCTGTAATGATTCGCTATGGTTATGATAAAAAATTAGCTGCTGGAGTGATAGTTGCTTCTGGTACTTTAGCCCAGTTAATTCCTCCGAGTTTAGTCTTAGTAATTCTCAGTGATCAAATTGGTGTTTCTGTCGGAGATTTATTTTTAGGGGCATTAATTCCCGGTTTAATGTTATCTGGTTCTTATATTCTTTATATTTTAGGACTAGCTTTTTTTAACCCTGAAAAAGTTCCACCTATCCCTGCTGATGTGGAAATTCCTCAAGGTAGTCAATTAATTAAAAAGGTTTTTAAGGCTGTTGTTCCACCTATTCTCTTAATTTTTGCGGTATTAGGCAGTATTTTCTTTGGTGTCGCTACTCCCACAGAAGCAGGTGCTGTTGGTGCTGTTGGGGCTGCTATACTTGCGGCTTTTAATCAACGTTTAACTCCCCAATTAATTCGTGATGCGGCTCATTCTACCGCAGTAATTACAGCTTTAGTGGTAATGATTTTGTTCTGTTCTTCGATGTTTAGTTTAGTGTTTGATGCTTTGGGCGGAAAAACTCTTATTACTGAATTATTAACAGGTTTACCAGGAGGATATTGGGGATTTATAATTGTGAGTAATTTAGCAATTTTCGCTCTGGGAGTATTTCTAGAATTTATGGAAATTTGCTTTATTGCTATGCCTTTATTTGTGCCGGCTGCCCAAGCTTTAGATATTGATATGGTATGGTTTGGGGTGGTAATGGCTATTAATTTACAAACTGCTTTTATTTCTCCACCAGTAGGGTTTTCTTTGTTTTATTTACAAAGTGTTGCACCAAAAGAGGTAAGTACATTTGATATCCATAAAAGTGCTATTCCGTTTATGGTTTTGCAGTTTATTGTGTTGTTAATTGTAATTAATTTCCCGCAAACAGTTCGTTGGTTAATTGATATTTCGGCAACGTAA
- a CDS encoding gamma-glutamylcyclotransferase family protein, which produces MFSVEPTIINVFVYGSLKPREDNYHLCEHKVLTAKKAIASGKLFNLPMGYPAMTLGDGKVYGYLLSFPDSQILPALDDLEDYESTRPMSKNLYYRQSIEIFDVDGLSLGWNWVYLMTPEKVYQFRGIPQLDGCWNS; this is translated from the coding sequence ATGTTCAGTGTTGAACCGACCATAATAAATGTTTTTGTATACGGTAGTCTCAAACCACGTGAAGATAATTATCACCTATGTGAACATAAAGTATTAACAGCAAAAAAAGCGATCGCATCAGGTAAACTATTTAATTTACCAATGGGTTATCCAGCGATGACTCTGGGAGATGGCAAAGTTTATGGTTATTTACTGTCTTTCCCAGACTCCCAGATTCTACCAGCATTGGATGATTTAGAAGATTACGAGTCTACCAGACCAATGTCAAAAAATCTTTACTATCGCCAATCTATCGAGATTTTTGATGTAGATGGCTTGTCTTTAGGTTGGAATTGGGTGTACTTAATGACACCAGAAAAGGTTTACCAATTCCGTGGTATTCCTCAACTTGATGGTTGTTGGAATAGTTAA
- a CDS encoding anti-sigma factor family protein, which translates to MNTDSQFDDRSPSQLPSDVANGMAKYTNESTGTKDMEKRDCRQHNEADRFELLSAYLDGEVTAAERKQVEQWLSTDDSVKCLYARLLKLRQGVKMMPIPASAQSPEATFQQVWKRLSYRYQLGWMFGGAAVAACIIGSISGFIPGNTSKLQLAQQKIQPITVTTQPAVPTSPLMVALNNPVIEIPKTAVASPKKPVNQSKTLEKGTELDIN; encoded by the coding sequence ATGAATACTGATTCTCAGTTTGATGACCGTTCCCCCTCCCAACTCCCTAGCGATGTAGCAAATGGAATGGCTAAATATACCAACGAATCAACGGGTACTAAGGATATGGAGAAACGTGATTGCCGACAACACAACGAAGCTGACCGCTTTGAGTTATTGAGTGCTTACCTTGATGGCGAAGTTACCGCCGCCGAACGTAAGCAAGTAGAACAATGGCTGTCCACGGATGACTCAGTTAAGTGCTTGTATGCACGACTGTTAAAACTGCGGCAAGGTGTAAAAATGATGCCCATACCAGCATCTGCACAGTCTCCAGAAGCGACATTCCAACAAGTCTGGAAACGCTTGAGCTACCGTTACCAACTAGGTTGGATGTTTGGAGGGGCTGCTGTAGCGGCTTGTATCATTGGCTCAATATCTGGTTTCATACCTGGTAATACATCCAAGTTGCAACTGGCACAACAGAAAATACAGCCAATAACGGTAACAACACAGCCAGCAGTTCCTACCTCACCGTTAATGGTAGCTTTGAACAACCCAGTAATTGAAATTCCGAAAACGGCGGTAGCTTCTCCGAAAAAGCCAGTTAATCAGTCAAAAACTTTAGAAAAAGGCACGGAATTAGATATTAACTAA
- a CDS encoding sigma-70 family RNA polymerase sigma factor: MSQSITVSWSTVDANYSQASVQVDKLSNHDLILRCQTGLRPDKAAFAELLRRYQTQVDRVLYHLAPDWSDRADLAQEVWIRVYRNINRLQDPAKFRGWLSRIATNLFYDELRKRKRVVSPLSLDAPRSVDDGEMDWEIAGDTPGPEEELTTREFYEQLRDAIADLPEVFRTTIVLREIEGLPYEEIAEITGVSLGTVKSRIARARSRLQTQLQSYLDG, encoded by the coding sequence ATGAGTCAATCGATTACTGTATCCTGGTCAACTGTTGATGCCAATTATTCACAAGCATCGGTGCAAGTTGACAAACTCTCAAACCACGATCTTATTTTACGCTGTCAAACAGGACTGCGCCCAGATAAAGCTGCCTTTGCAGAACTGTTGCGGCGCTATCAGACTCAAGTCGATAGGGTTTTATACCATCTGGCTCCTGATTGGTCTGACAGAGCCGACTTGGCTCAGGAAGTGTGGATTCGAGTCTATCGGAATATTAACCGCTTACAAGACCCTGCTAAATTTCGGGGTTGGTTAAGCCGTATTGCTACTAACTTGTTTTATGATGAGTTGCGTAAACGCAAACGGGTTGTCAGCCCCCTGTCATTGGATGCTCCCCGCTCGGTAGACGACGGCGAGATGGATTGGGAAATTGCTGGTGATACACCAGGACCAGAGGAAGAACTCACTACTAGAGAATTTTACGAGCAACTGCGAGATGCGATCGCCGATTTACCAGAGGTGTTCCGTACTACAATTGTCCTGAGAGAAATCGAAGGATTACCCTATGAAGAAATTGCCGAAATTACCGGCGTTTCTCTAGGAACTGTAAAATCGAGAATAGCTAGGGCTAGATCCAGATTGCAAACCCAGTTGCAAAGTTATCTAGATGGTTAA
- a CDS encoding L,D-transpeptidase, whose product MAMARNESVARMVMFLCFGTAILSLAVHWHSMRTTAQLNPSVSTTLRKNSTSPTDSSKNISPGISIGETAFGASFPSSPSNSTAGKKYVASAADTPKNTKLVFPEQIEKQKTNSKPKGFFFRGVDESTSVQGSQSTQTEVVVDLSDRRVYVYRYDQVIASYPIAIGKKGWETPTGNFQVIHKEHHPIWKHPITGKIYEAGTDSPLGDRWIGFWSDGRNEIGFHGTPDTDLIGAAVSHGCLRMRNPDVRMLYEQIDLGTPVLVRD is encoded by the coding sequence ATGGCAATGGCAAGAAATGAATCTGTAGCACGGATGGTAATGTTCCTCTGTTTTGGCACAGCAATTTTATCTCTGGCTGTCCATTGGCACAGTATGAGAACAACAGCCCAGTTAAATCCGTCGGTATCCACTACATTAAGGAAAAATTCTACTTCCCCGACTGACTCTAGTAAAAATATTTCTCCAGGTATTAGCATTGGGGAAACCGCTTTCGGCGCGTCTTTTCCCTCTTCTCCATCAAATTCTACTGCTGGGAAAAAATATGTAGCTAGTGCTGCGGATACACCAAAAAATACAAAGTTGGTGTTTCCAGAACAGATCGAGAAGCAGAAGACAAACAGCAAACCAAAGGGCTTTTTCTTTCGCGGTGTGGATGAGTCCACGTCTGTTCAAGGTTCTCAATCTACTCAGACAGAAGTGGTGGTTGATTTAAGCGATCGCCGGGTTTATGTTTACCGCTATGACCAAGTTATAGCTAGTTACCCCATTGCTATCGGTAAAAAAGGTTGGGAAACGCCCACAGGTAATTTTCAAGTCATACATAAGGAACATCATCCAATTTGGAAGCATCCAATTACAGGGAAAATATATGAAGCTGGTACAGATAGTCCTTTAGGAGACAGATGGATTGGTTTTTGGTCAGATGGCAGAAACGAAATTGGCTTTCATGGTACACCTGATACTGATTTAATAGGTGCAGCCGTGTCTCATGGTTGCTTGAGAATGCGTAACCCTGATGTCCGAATGTTATATGAGCAAATCGATTTAGGCACACCAGTATTAGTGCGCGACTAA
- the pgsA gene encoding CDP-diacylglycerol--glycerol-3-phosphate 3-phosphatidyltransferase: MNIPNTITFSRLIGIPFLLYGLYIPTPQAKWICLTIFLIAALTDWLDGYLARKLNQITDLGKFLDPLVDKLLVLAPLLVLVELGKIPGWGVFIILARELAIAGWRVNQTSISGANIWGKLKTVSQIIAIALLIAPLSETWQLPAIISFWISVILTIVSGVIYVVPPKSGIITE; this comes from the coding sequence ATGAACATACCAAACACAATCACCTTTTCCCGACTCATAGGAATACCATTTTTATTATATGGCTTATATATACCCACACCCCAAGCAAAATGGATATGCTTAACCATATTTTTAATAGCAGCATTAACAGACTGGTTAGATGGATATTTAGCCAGAAAACTTAACCAAATTACAGACTTAGGAAAATTTCTAGATCCCTTAGTAGATAAACTCCTGGTACTAGCACCATTATTAGTATTAGTAGAACTAGGAAAAATCCCAGGATGGGGAGTATTTATAATCTTAGCACGAGAATTAGCCATAGCGGGATGGCGAGTCAATCAAACTAGCATCAGTGGGGCAAATATTTGGGGTAAACTAAAAACAGTAAGTCAAATAATCGCCATAGCATTACTCATCGCACCATTATCAGAAACTTGGCAACTTCCCGCAATAATTTCTTTTTGGATTTCCGTAATTTTAACCATAGTTTCTGGAGTGATCTATGTAGTACCGCCCAAAAGTGGTATAATTACTGAATAA
- a CDS encoding Uma2 family endonuclease: MVTTPTRKLTLEEFLQLPETKPASEYINGEIIQKPMPQGKHSRLQGKTVNAINNVVEDAKIALAFSELRCTFGGRSIVPDIAVFAWDRIPVDEKGNIENAFNTHPDWTIEILSPEQSIAKPTKNILHCLNHGTSLGWLIIPEEYNIIIYPQNQQPIYLENETDILPVPEIMKELHLTLGKLFECLKLK, encoded by the coding sequence ATGGTAACAACACCCACCCGTAAATTAACTTTAGAAGAATTTTTACAACTACCAGAAACCAAACCTGCAAGCGAATATATTAACGGAGAAATAATTCAAAAACCAATGCCACAAGGTAAACATAGCAGATTACAAGGGAAAACAGTTAATGCGATTAACAATGTAGTTGAAGATGCTAAAATTGCTTTAGCATTTTCAGAATTAAGGTGTACATTTGGGGGACGTTCCATAGTTCCTGACATAGCGGTATTTGCATGGGATAGAATACCCGTAGATGAAAAAGGTAACATTGAAAATGCTTTTAATACCCATCCAGACTGGACAATTGAAATTCTTTCTCCAGAACAAAGTATAGCCAAACCTACCAAAAATATTTTACATTGTTTAAATCATGGTACTAGCTTAGGTTGGTTAATTATTCCCGAAGAATATAATATCATAATTTATCCCCAAAACCAACAACCAATTTATTTAGAAAATGAAACAGACATATTACCAGTTCCCGAAATAATGAAAGAATTACATTTAACATTAGGAAAATTATTTGAATGCTTAAAATTAAAATAG
- a CDS encoding aspartate ammonia-lyase encodes MTNNTDFRIERDSMGDRQIANNVYYGIQTQRAVENFPISGLKPLPTYVNAGLYIKKATAIVNGELNCIPADISKAIIQAVDEILAGKLRDQFVVDVYQAGAGTSHHMNINEVLANRALEILGEEKGKYKRVSPNDHVNYGQSTNDVIPTAIRIGGLLALSQTLHPALETAISTLEAKAVEFYDIVKSGRTHLQDAVPVRLGENFRAWAHILSEHQNRLYTASGDLMVLGLGGSAAGTGMNTHPEYRKRVVETLSQLLEIPLEPAPHLMAAMQSMGAFVNVSGAVRNLAQDLVKISHDLRLMDSGPKTGFKEIQLPPVQPGSSIMPGKYNPVMAEMTSMVCFQVMGYDSAIALAAQAGQLELNVMMPLIAYNLIHSIEILGNTIGALTNNCISGITANKERCLGYAEGSLALVTALNTHIGYLNAAAVAKESLETGKSLRQIVLEKGLMTEEELASVLDLEQMSSIVPLEN; translated from the coding sequence ATGACTAACAATACAGATTTTCGCATTGAACGGGATTCGATGGGCGATCGCCAAATTGCCAACAACGTCTATTATGGTATTCAAACCCAACGCGCTGTTGAAAATTTCCCCATCAGTGGTTTAAAACCTCTACCCACCTACGTTAACGCAGGTTTATATATCAAAAAAGCTACCGCTATCGTCAACGGTGAATTAAATTGTATTCCCGCAGATATCAGCAAAGCTATCATTCAAGCAGTTGATGAAATTTTAGCCGGTAAACTCCGTGATCAGTTCGTGGTTGATGTTTACCAAGCAGGTGCAGGTACATCTCACCACATGAACATTAATGAAGTTCTCGCCAACCGCGCTTTAGAAATACTCGGTGAGGAAAAAGGTAAATATAAGCGTGTCAGCCCTAATGATCATGTCAACTACGGTCAGTCTACTAACGATGTCATCCCTACCGCTATTCGTATCGGTGGTTTATTAGCACTTTCCCAAACTCTACACCCCGCTTTAGAAACTGCAATTTCTACCTTAGAAGCCAAAGCAGTCGAATTTTACGATATTGTCAAATCTGGAAGAACCCATTTACAGGATGCTGTACCCGTGCGTTTGGGTGAAAACTTCCGCGCTTGGGCGCATATTCTCAGCGAACATCAAAACCGATTATACACCGCTTCCGGTGATTTAATGGTTCTGGGTTTGGGGGGAAGTGCAGCCGGTACAGGAATGAATACCCACCCAGAATACCGTAAACGGGTGGTAGAGACGCTTTCGCAACTATTAGAAATACCTTTAGAACCAGCACCCCATTTAATGGCCGCAATGCAAAGTATGGGTGCGTTTGTTAATGTTTCCGGTGCAGTACGAAATTTAGCACAGGATCTAGTTAAAATCTCCCATGACCTGCGTTTGATGGACTCTGGACCCAAAACCGGGTTTAAGGAAATTCAACTACCCCCAGTGCAACCAGGTTCTTCTATTATGCCAGGGAAATATAATCCCGTGATGGCAGAGATGACATCAATGGTATGTTTTCAGGTGATGGGATATGATAGCGCGATCGCTCTTGCAGCACAAGCAGGACAATTAGAATTAAATGTGATGATGCCTCTTATTGCCTATAATTTAATTCACAGCATTGAAATTTTAGGTAATACAATTGGGGCATTAACTAACAATTGTATTAGCGGAATTACCGCGAACAAAGAAAGATGTTTGGGTTACGCTGAAGGTAGTTTAGCATTAGTTACTGCTTTAAATACTCACATTGGTTATCTTAATGCTGCTGCTGTCGCTAAGGAGTCTTTGGAAACTGGAAAGTCTCTGCGGCAAATTGTTCTGGAAAAGGGTTTAATGACTGAGGAAGAATTAGCTTCTGTTTTAGATTTGGAACAAATGAGTTCTATTGTTCCTCTGGAAAATTAA
- a CDS encoding DUF29 domain-containing protein, with product MKTIHDLKQLYEADDSQWLEETIKLLKNRQFQNLDLENLIEELEELGRRDKSAVASLLEQIIRHLLLFQFWTSEHENNGVHWQSEIYTFRVQLNRRLNTNLRNYLESELDFIYQDALGFVKIKTQNSVNFPSESIYSLSELLDLEWYPIEISSPRKKR from the coding sequence ATGAAAACTATTCATGATTTAAAACAACTCTATGAAGCTGATGATTCTCAATGGTTGGAAGAAACTATTAAATTATTAAAAAATCGGCAATTTCAAAATTTAGATTTGGAGAATTTAATTGAGGAGTTAGAGGAGTTGGGAAGAAGAGATAAAAGTGCTGTAGCTAGTCTGTTAGAGCAAATTATTCGTCATTTATTACTATTTCAATTTTGGACAAGTGAACACGAGAATAATGGGGTACATTGGCAAAGTGAAATCTATACTTTTAGAGTTCAATTAAACCGCCGACTTAATACAAATTTGCGTAATTATTTAGAATCAGAGTTGGATTTTATTTATCAGGATGCTTTAGGATTTGTGAAAATCAAAACTCAAAATTCTGTGAATTTTCCTTCAGAATCTATTTACAGTCTTTCAGAATTACTTGATCTTGAATGGTATCCTATCGAAATCTCATCACCTCGCAAAAAAAGATAA
- a CDS encoding Uma2 family endonuclease — MTNTISPTQKTEITYPDSDGKPMADNTKQFRWIVTIQGGIDALFKENPDVFVAGDLLWYPVEGNNKLRQAPDIMVVFGRPKGDRGSYQQWKENNIIPQVVFEILSPGNTFPEMLKKFKFYETYGVEEYYIYDPDTGELFGYLRSETELKQIEEIQGFSSPKLGIRFEIVDGELQIYRPDGEKFLKYVELEEKRQLAEAKAARLAEKLRELGVNPEEI; from the coding sequence ATGACAAACACAATTTCCCCAACCCAAAAAACAGAAATTACATATCCCGATAGTGACGGTAAACCAATGGCAGATAATACCAAACAATTTAGATGGATTGTAACAATTCAAGGAGGAATAGACGCATTATTCAAAGAGAATCCTGATGTATTTGTAGCAGGTGATTTACTTTGGTATCCGGTAGAAGGAAACAATAAACTGCGTCAAGCACCAGATATCATGGTAGTATTTGGAAGACCAAAAGGAGATAGAGGTTCTTATCAACAATGGAAGGAAAATAATATTATTCCCCAAGTAGTATTTGAAATACTCTCTCCCGGAAATACATTTCCAGAGATGTTAAAGAAATTCAAATTTTATGAAACTTATGGAGTAGAAGAATATTATATTTACGATCCAGATACAGGAGAATTATTTGGTTACTTGCGTTCAGAAACAGAATTAAAACAAATCGAAGAAATACAGGGTTTTAGTAGTCCAAAATTAGGGATCAGATTTGAAATTGTAGATGGAGAACTACAAATTTATCGTCCTGATGGAGAGAAATTTCTGAAATATGTAGAGTTAGAAGAAAAGAGACAATTAGCAGAAGCAAAAGCAGCGAGATTAGCGGAAAAATTGAGAGAACTGGGAGTGAATCCAGAGGAGATTTAA